The Methanoculleus marisnigri JR1 genome window below encodes:
- a CDS encoding metal-dependent transcriptional regulator yields the protein MQGITGQELSSKKAEYLKYIHMQGNVVKTTEIAVHFSVAPSTVTKALTDIAKAGYIEHTPYHGVRLTTLGTEYARFLVRRHRIVALVLSRHGLEPEEACREAKKIEQCFTKELTDRMCTSLGHPIMSVCGEIEHDHRCCGSRGGYRG from the coding sequence ATGCAGGGGATCACCGGGCAAGAACTCTCCTCAAAGAAGGCGGAATACCTCAAGTACATCCACATGCAGGGCAATGTCGTGAAGACGACCGAGATCGCCGTCCACTTCTCCGTCGCGCCCTCGACGGTGACGAAAGCGCTCACGGATATTGCAAAAGCGGGATACATCGAGCATACGCCCTACCACGGGGTGCGGCTCACGACGCTCGGCACCGAATACGCCCGGTTCCTGGTCCGCCGTCACCGGATCGTCGCCCTGGTGCTCAGCCGCCACGGGCTCGAGCCCGAAGAGGCCTGCAGGGAAGCGAAGAAGATCGAGCAGTGCTTCACGAAGGAACTCACCGACAGGATGTGCACGTCGCTCGGGCACCCGATAATGAGCGTCTGCGGGGAGATCGAGCACGATCACCGCTGCTGCGGTTCTCGCGGCGGGTACCGCGGGTGA
- the nadX gene encoding aspartate dehydrogenase, with translation MIKIGLLGCGNVGHIIATHAESIQVTAVFDIIPGRAETLAALCHARPYTDFDAFMQEDFSIVVEAASVDAVRIYSEAVLRSGRDIAVLSAGALADDEFREHLIEVAREMGKKIRIPSGAIVGLDNLKVGQISPPTQLLLRTTKPPASLGMTAEAPTEIFKGLAHECIKQYPKNINVAVALGLAAGRDADVELWVDPAAERNIHELFVEGDFGDIYVRVRNVPSPDNPATSYMAALSILTLLKNLENPLVVGT, from the coding sequence ATGATTAAAATAGGGTTGCTAGGATGCGGCAACGTCGGGCATATCATCGCCACACACGCCGAGAGCATCCAGGTCACCGCCGTCTTCGATATCATCCCCGGGCGGGCGGAGACACTCGCGGCACTCTGCCATGCCCGGCCCTACACGGACTTCGACGCCTTCATGCAAGAGGACTTCTCGATCGTCGTGGAAGCCGCCTCGGTCGACGCCGTCAGGATATATAGCGAAGCGGTCCTCCGGTCGGGGCGAGACATCGCCGTGCTCTCCGCGGGAGCTCTCGCGGACGACGAGTTCCGCGAGCACCTCATCGAGGTCGCACGGGAGATGGGAAAGAAGATCCGCATCCCGAGCGGCGCCATCGTCGGACTCGACAACCTCAAGGTCGGCCAGATCTCGCCGCCGACGCAACTCCTCCTGCGGACGACGAAACCTCCCGCGTCGCTCGGGATGACCGCCGAAGCTCCGACCGAGATATTTAAGGGGCTGGCACACGAGTGTATAAAACAATACCCTAAAAACATCAACGTCGCGGTAGCGCTGGGACTCGCTGCCGGCAGGGACGCCGACGTGGAACTCTGGGTCGACCCTGCGGCGGAGAGGAACATCCACGAGTTATTCGTCGAGGGAGACTTCGGGGACATCTACGTCCGGGTCAGGAACGTCCCGAGCCCCGATAACCCGGCGACGAGTTATATGGCGGCCCTCTCCATCCTGACGCTCTTAAAGAACCTCGAGAACCCTCTGGTGGTGGGTACGTAA
- a CDS encoding HEAT repeat domain-containing protein produces MAGRDPPVPGRETEGLDREKVLHRHLSMLASGNLNERWRAAEALGELGDSRAVRPLIEALEDEHVEVRWKAAKALGILDGREPVLPLIGSLEDDSLWVRMGAAWALGKIGDPRAVEPLIRLLDDAKPRVRRMAAWALGRIGNPRAREPLLRLLGDADRDVRVAGRQALDEIGTEREIPTV; encoded by the coding sequence ATGGCAGGGAGGGATCCGCCGGTGCCGGGGAGAGAGACCGAAGGTCTCGATAGGGAGAAGGTACTCCACAGACACCTTTCGATGCTTGCGTCCGGGAATCTCAATGAACGGTGGCGGGCTGCGGAGGCGCTCGGGGAACTCGGCGACAGCCGCGCGGTGCGGCCGCTCATCGAGGCACTGGAGGACGAACATGTCGAGGTACGGTGGAAGGCGGCGAAGGCGCTCGGGATCCTCGATGGACGCGAACCTGTCCTCCCGCTGATAGGGAGCCTGGAAGACGACAGCCTCTGGGTTCGGATGGGGGCGGCCTGGGCGCTCGGGAAGATCGGCGATCCCCGGGCGGTCGAGCCGTTGATCCGGCTGCTCGACGATGCAAAACCCCGGGTCAGGAGGATGGCGGCCTGGGCGCTCGGCCGGATAGGCAACCCGCGGGCCCGGGAACCCCTTTTACGCCTCCTCGGGGACGCCGACCGCGATGTCAGGGTTGCCGGCAGGCAGGCGCTCGACGAGATCGGAACCGAGCGGGAGATCCCGACCGTCTGA
- the nadA gene encoding quinolinate synthase NadA, giving the protein MEKEIRALKAGKNAVVMAHNYQPMEIQGLADVVGDSLELAVKAKETAADLLVVCGVRFMAETAKILNPDRKVVIPVEDAGCPLADFLTPEMIREARRQHPDAAVVVYVNSTAESKALADITCTSANAVRVVRSLPNDTILFGPDANLAAYVQRELPEKTIIPLPPGGHCYVHTGFTLADVEAARKKGGQIVCHPECPPEVQEQADRIASTGGMVRDAAAGGDEPWWVFTEREMASRLRLLYPGRVFYEKPEAVCADMKRISLADLRRALESEEHEVVLPPEVMDRARRAIERMIAVGA; this is encoded by the coding sequence ATGGAAAAGGAGATTCGTGCGCTCAAGGCCGGGAAGAACGCAGTCGTCATGGCGCATAACTACCAGCCCATGGAGATTCAGGGACTCGCCGACGTGGTGGGCGACAGCCTCGAGCTCGCGGTGAAGGCGAAGGAGACCGCGGCGGACCTGCTCGTCGTCTGCGGCGTCCGATTCATGGCCGAGACGGCAAAGATCCTCAACCCCGACCGGAAGGTGGTCATCCCCGTAGAGGACGCAGGATGCCCGCTTGCCGATTTCCTGACCCCGGAGATGATCCGGGAGGCACGCCGGCAGCACCCCGACGCGGCTGTGGTGGTCTACGTCAACAGCACGGCGGAGAGCAAGGCGCTCGCCGACATCACCTGCACCTCGGCAAACGCGGTCCGGGTTGTCCGGTCGCTCCCAAACGACACCATCCTCTTCGGGCCGGACGCAAACCTCGCGGCATACGTCCAGCGGGAGCTCCCCGAAAAGACGATCATTCCCCTGCCTCCCGGCGGCCACTGCTACGTCCATACGGGGTTCACCCTTGCCGACGTCGAGGCGGCCCGGAAGAAAGGCGGTCAGATCGTCTGCCACCCCGAATGCCCGCCGGAAGTCCAGGAGCAGGCCGACCGGATAGCCTCCACGGGGGGCATGGTCCGGGACGCCGCGGCCGGCGGGGACGAGCCCTGGTGGGTCTTCACCGAGCGGGAGATGGCTTCACGCCTGCGGTTGCTTTACCCCGGAAGGGTCTTTTACGAGAAGCCGGAGGCTGTCTGCGCGGATATGAAGAGGATCTCGCTTGCCGACCTCCGCCGGGCACTCGAGTCCGAGGAGCACGAGGTCGTCCTCCCTCCCGAAGTCATGGACCGGGCGCGGCGGGCGATCGAGCGGATGATCGCCGTCGGAGCGTGA
- a CDS encoding nucleoside deaminase: protein MKCAVEEAEAGLREGGIPIGSVLVRDGRIIGRGRNRRVQNDDPVLHAEIDCLRNAGRIGSYAECTLYSTLMPCYLCAGAAVQFGIGKVVAGESVNFAGAREFLESHGVEVLDLDLDVCKAMMGTFIEQHPDLWYEDIGEL from the coding sequence ATGAAGTGCGCCGTAGAGGAGGCGGAAGCGGGTCTGCGGGAAGGCGGAATACCTATCGGCTCGGTGCTGGTGCGCGACGGCCGGATCATCGGTCGTGGCCGGAACCGCCGCGTCCAGAATGACGACCCCGTGCTCCACGCCGAGATCGACTGCCTGAGGAACGCCGGGAGGATCGGTAGCTACGCGGAGTGTACGCTCTACTCCACGCTGATGCCCTGCTACCTCTGCGCGGGAGCGGCCGTCCAGTTCGGGATCGGGAAGGTCGTCGCCGGGGAATCGGTGAATTTCGCGGGAGCGCGGGAGTTCCTCGAGTCGCACGGGGTCGAGGTGCTCGATCTCGACCTCGACGTCTGCAAGGCGATGATGGGCACGTTCATCGAACAGCATCCCGACCTCTGGTACGAGGATATCGGGGAGTTGTGA
- a CDS encoding universal stress protein translates to MKILVLIDGSKWSQKAALHAIGLAKRKNAEVVLFSVLDIAEAKTMAFNFCAQSGICEQLKDYEGRIWKDMRKSIEDDQNSILSRYQGERVRCSSKIVEGAIRDEILKEANSSEYGLIVMGAFGRSGKSRITALLEQIGGAVRPPLLVVR, encoded by the coding sequence ATGAAAATTCTCGTGCTTATCGATGGTTCGAAGTGGAGCCAGAAGGCGGCTCTGCATGCGATTGGATTGGCAAAGCGGAAGAATGCCGAGGTAGTCCTCTTCTCGGTACTGGATATCGCGGAGGCAAAGACGATGGCATTCAACTTCTGCGCCCAGAGTGGAATCTGCGAGCAGTTGAAGGACTACGAAGGCCGGATATGGAAAGATATGCGAAAGAGCATCGAGGATGACCAGAACAGCATCCTCTCCCGCTACCAGGGTGAGAGGGTTCGATGCTCCTCAAAGATTGTCGAAGGCGCAATCAGGGACGAGATTCTCAAGGAGGCAAACTCCAGCGAATACGGGCTGATCGTCATGGGTGCTTTCGGCAGGAGCGGAAAGTCCCGGATCACCGCCCTGCTCGAACAGATCGGCGGTGCGGTCAGACCGCCGCTGCTCGTCGTCCGGTAA
- the nadC gene encoding carboxylating nicotinate-nucleotide diphosphorylase codes for MIPIEDLLRFVREDAPWGDVTSETVVPDVACRAVIRAKDAGVIAGLEEARALFEHYGVAVRQRIPDGRPVAPGAVLLELEGRARAILLLERTALNIIGRMSGIATRTRESVDAVRAVSPAVRVAATRKTAPGLRMLDKKAVVLGGGDPHRYCLSDMVLIKDNHLALVPLPEAIRKAKERSRYRAVEVEVETARDAVTAAVAGADIILLDNMAPDAVRETVGTLAARGLREQVTLEVSGGVAGGDLAGYAAAGIDIISMGALTHTVRNFDVSLDILKGAGTVRLS; via the coding sequence ATGATCCCGATCGAGGATCTGCTCCGTTTTGTCCGGGAGGATGCGCCGTGGGGCGACGTCACCTCTGAGACGGTCGTCCCCGACGTCGCCTGCCGGGCGGTGATCCGGGCGAAGGATGCAGGGGTCATCGCCGGCCTCGAGGAGGCACGGGCGCTCTTCGAGCATTACGGGGTCGCCGTGCGTCAGCGCATCCCCGACGGGAGACCGGTTGCTCCCGGAGCGGTTCTCCTCGAACTCGAAGGCCGCGCGAGGGCGATCCTTCTCCTGGAGCGGACGGCGCTCAACATCATCGGGCGGATGAGCGGGATTGCGACCCGGACCCGGGAATCTGTCGACGCCGTCCGGGCGGTCTCCCCCGCCGTGCGGGTTGCCGCGACCCGGAAGACCGCTCCGGGACTCCGGATGCTCGATAAGAAGGCGGTGGTTCTCGGCGGGGGTGACCCGCACCGCTACTGCCTCTCGGACATGGTCCTGATCAAGGATAACCATCTCGCGCTGGTGCCGCTCCCGGAGGCGATCCGGAAGGCAAAGGAGCGGAGCCGCTACCGGGCGGTCGAGGTGGAGGTCGAGACTGCACGGGATGCCGTCACGGCAGCAGTTGCCGGTGCCGACATCATCCTTCTCGACAATATGGCGCCGGACGCCGTCCGGGAGACGGTCGGGACGCTGGCTGCCCGCGGTCTCCGGGAACAGGTCACCCTCGAGGTCTCGGGAGGCGTCGCCGGCGGCGATCTTGCCGGGTATGCCGCGGCCGGGATCGATATCATCAGCATGGGTGCGCTCACCCATACGGTCAGGAACTTCGACGTGAGCCTGGATATCCTGAAAGGCGCGGGTACCGTCAGGCTTTCATAA
- the serS gene encoding serine--tRNA ligase codes for MLELKFVRAHPEIVRADLTKRGDTEKLAWVDEVLEMDRRARELTVAIGDLRNRRNVISREISQARKAGNDITELLAEAAGLPERIKEVETERETLTEAVRYRLMRLPNILHESVPVGKDDSENVEIRRWGEPEIPAFDLENHGALAVEHGWADFERAAKIAGSGFYFLKGRLALLDMALQRFAMDILVEHGYTPIIPPYMMNRAAYEGVTDLADFENVMYRIDGEDEYLIATSEHPMAAMYCDEIFEEKDLPLRLAGLSPCFRREIGAHGLDTKGLFRVHQFHKVEQFIYATPEQSWDLHEELMANAEEVFQRLGLPYRIVSICTGDIGTVAAKKYDLEVWMPREERYREAVSCSNCTAYQAVRLNIKVRNPTEFTEKRYVHTLNSTAIATSRAIRAILENNQNEDGSVTIPKALRPYLYGSETL; via the coding sequence ATGCTTGAGTTGAAGTTCGTTCGTGCACACCCCGAGATCGTCCGGGCAGACCTCACGAAGAGAGGAGACACCGAGAAACTGGCCTGGGTCGACGAGGTGCTGGAGATGGACAGGAGGGCACGGGAACTCACCGTTGCGATCGGGGATCTCCGCAACCGGAGAAACGTCATTTCCCGCGAGATCAGCCAGGCGAGGAAGGCGGGGAACGATATCACCGAACTCCTCGCCGAAGCCGCAGGCCTCCCGGAACGGATCAAGGAGGTGGAGACGGAACGCGAGACGCTCACCGAAGCGGTACGCTACCGCCTGATGCGGCTCCCGAACATCCTCCACGAGAGCGTGCCCGTCGGCAAGGACGACTCCGAGAACGTCGAGATCCGGCGATGGGGCGAACCGGAGATCCCTGCGTTCGACCTGGAGAACCACGGCGCGCTCGCCGTCGAGCACGGTTGGGCGGACTTCGAACGCGCGGCGAAGATTGCCGGATCCGGGTTCTACTTCCTGAAGGGCAGGCTCGCCCTGCTCGATATGGCGCTCCAGCGGTTCGCGATGGATATCCTCGTCGAACACGGGTATACCCCGATCATTCCGCCCTACATGATGAACCGGGCCGCATACGAGGGCGTGACCGACCTCGCCGACTTCGAGAACGTCATGTACAGGATCGACGGTGAGGACGAGTACCTCATCGCGACGAGCGAGCACCCGATGGCCGCGATGTACTGCGACGAGATCTTCGAGGAGAAGGATCTGCCGCTCCGGCTTGCGGGGCTGAGCCCGTGTTTCCGCCGCGAGATCGGGGCGCACGGGCTCGATACGAAAGGGCTCTTCCGGGTCCACCAGTTCCACAAGGTGGAGCAGTTCATCTACGCGACGCCGGAGCAGTCCTGGGACCTTCACGAGGAACTGATGGCGAACGCCGAGGAGGTCTTCCAGCGGCTCGGCCTTCCCTACCGGATTGTCTCGATCTGCACGGGAGATATCGGGACGGTCGCCGCGAAGAAGTACGACCTCGAGGTCTGGATGCCGCGCGAGGAGCGCTACCGCGAAGCGGTCTCCTGCTCGAACTGCACGGCCTACCAGGCGGTTCGGCTGAACATCAAGGTGCGCAACCCGACCGAGTTCACCGAGAAGCGCTACGTGCATACCCTGAACAGC
- a CDS encoding metal ABC transporter solute-binding protein, Zn/Mn family produces the protein MGTNGNSNTTSLSLVAAVFTVFLLAAATAGCTGTDRQNDGKIVVAVTIPPEEEFVERVGGDHVRVILLVPPGADPHTYEPPPGVLADVAEADMYAVVGSGIEFELAWRDKIAALNPGMLVVDCSCGVDLIATGEGDHAGADPHIWTSPKNARVMVEEIREGLIAVDPENAEDYRRNADAYLGELDALDAEITGALAASGVKTVMVYHSSWAYLARDYGFAEVPIESEGKEPSPQRLEHLIKQAEEEKIKVIFASPEHSTRSAEVIADAIGGTVVTVSPLAKDYLANMQRVASAFAESGRP, from the coding sequence ATGGGGACGAATGGCAACAGCAATACCACTTCTCTATCTCTCGTCGCAGCCGTATTCACGGTCTTTTTGCTGGCGGCAGCCACGGCGGGATGCACCGGCACCGACCGGCAGAATGACGGGAAAATCGTCGTCGCAGTCACCATACCGCCCGAAGAGGAGTTCGTAGAACGGGTGGGCGGCGATCACGTCCGGGTGATCCTGCTGGTGCCGCCGGGAGCCGACCCGCACACCTACGAACCCCCGCCGGGGGTCCTCGCCGACGTCGCGGAGGCGGATATGTACGCCGTGGTCGGTTCGGGGATCGAGTTCGAACTCGCCTGGCGGGATAAGATCGCCGCCCTGAACCCCGGGATGCTGGTCGTCGACTGTTCGTGCGGCGTCGACCTGATCGCGACCGGTGAGGGCGATCATGCGGGAGCCGATCCACACATCTGGACGTCCCCGAAGAACGCGAGGGTCATGGTTGAGGAGATCCGCGAAGGGCTCATAGCGGTTGATCCGGAGAACGCCGAAGACTACCGTCGGAACGCCGATGCCTACCTCGGGGAACTCGACGCCCTCGACGCCGAGATCACCGGTGCGCTCGCCGCATCGGGAGTGAAAACGGTCATGGTCTACCACTCGTCGTGGGCCTACCTCGCCCGGGACTACGGCTTTGCTGAAGTGCCGATCGAGAGCGAGGGCAAGGAGCCCTCGCCGCAGAGGCTGGAGCACCTCATCAAGCAGGCGGAGGAGGAGAAGATAAAGGTGATATTCGCGTCGCCCGAGCATTCCACCCGGAGCGCTGAGGTGATCGCGGACGCGATCGGGGGCACCGTGGTGACGGTGAGCCCGCTCGCGAAGGACTACCTCGCGAACATGCAACGCGTGGCCTCGGCGTTTGCGGAGAGCGGCAGACCATGA
- a CDS encoding tRNA (N(6)-L-threonylcarbamoyladenosine(37)-C(2))-methylthiotransferase produces MAITFEGLQDRRVYIETYGCTYNHADTQRLAAILDGLGCTMTEHPEEADAVIVNTCTVIGATERKMLRRLALFADRDLYVTGCMPVVQLDKIRSVCTPHVIRPDEIHERAGSVGTRGPGATGVVQVASGCVGRCSYCITRLARGRLISAPREAIADAVRALVTSGACEIQLTGQDVAAWGLDRGESLPDLLQEIAEIPGRFAVRPGMMHPATVLGILEPLVDAYESKKIFRFLHLPVQSGSDTVLERMQRGYTAADVLRIVDAFRERYPDMMISSDFITGFPGETDEEFSQTLELLRRAAFVKVNITRYSRRPGTPAAALKDLPERIRKDRSRTLLAEANRVYDSYNERWIGRETSIVATEKNAPGSTVCRNPCYLNVVVKEDLPFGFAGKAAITGNRRHYVTAGLITSGDEGI; encoded by the coding sequence ATCGCCATCACGTTTGAGGGACTGCAGGATAGACGGGTCTACATCGAGACCTACGGGTGCACCTACAACCATGCCGACACACAGAGGCTCGCGGCGATACTGGACGGGCTCGGCTGCACCATGACCGAACACCCGGAAGAGGCGGACGCCGTCATCGTCAACACCTGCACGGTGATCGGCGCGACCGAACGAAAGATGCTCCGGCGCCTCGCTCTCTTCGCCGACCGCGACCTCTACGTGACCGGATGCATGCCGGTCGTCCAGCTGGATAAGATTCGTTCGGTCTGCACGCCGCACGTCATCCGCCCGGACGAGATCCACGAACGTGCCGGCAGCGTCGGCACCCGGGGGCCGGGGGCAACCGGCGTGGTGCAGGTGGCGAGCGGATGCGTCGGCCGGTGCAGTTACTGCATCACCCGGCTCGCCCGGGGGCGGCTGATAAGCGCACCGCGCGAAGCGATCGCCGACGCCGTCCGGGCTCTCGTCACCTCAGGCGCCTGCGAGATCCAGCTGACCGGGCAGGACGTGGCCGCATGGGGGCTTGACCGGGGCGAGTCGCTCCCCGATCTTCTGCAAGAGATAGCAGAGATCCCCGGGAGGTTCGCCGTCAGGCCGGGGATGATGCACCCGGCCACGGTGCTCGGGATCCTTGAGCCCCTCGTCGACGCCTACGAGAGCAAGAAGATCTTCCGATTCCTCCACCTCCCCGTCCAGTCAGGCTCCGATACCGTCCTCGAGCGGATGCAACGCGGCTACACTGCCGCCGACGTTCTCCGGATCGTCGATGCGTTCCGGGAGCGTTATCCAGATATGATGATCTCCTCCGACTTTATCACCGGGTTTCCCGGAGAGACGGACGAAGAGTTTTCACAGACGCTCGAACTCCTCCGGAGGGCGGCGTTCGTGAAGGTGAACATCACCCGCTACTCCCGGCGGCCCGGAACGCCCGCCGCGGCCTTAAAAGACCTCCCCGAGCGGATACGCAAAGATCGCTCCCGGACGCTGCTCGCCGAAGCAAACCGGGTCTACGACTCCTACAACGAGCGCTGGATCGGGCGGGAGACATCGATCGTCGCGACCGAGAAGAACGCGCCGGGATCGACCGTCTGCCGCAACCCCTGCTACCTCAACGTCGTCGTGAAAGAGGATCTCCCGTTCGGGTTTGCCGGGAAGGCTGCGATAACCGGGAACCGCCGGCACTACGTCACCGCCGGACTGATCACCTCCGGCGACGAAGGGATTTAG
- a CDS encoding metal ABC transporter ATP-binding protein yields the protein MTIPVIEVEDVRVRLRGHTVLEDVNLAVHQDDFYAIIGPNGGGKTTLLKVILGLLQPSCGTVRILGGTGAAARKELGYVPQFRTFDFEYPITVREMVISGRLGHITRFPRRYGAEDHARTEEALRMMGIADLADRQIRDLSGGEQQRAIIARALVGDPKVLLLDEPTVYVDAPTAAQFYSILDRLRERMAIVLVTHDIGVIPEHVTRVACLNRRLYTHDTNEITPDMLEAAYHCPVDLIAHGVPHRVFSEHTEEE from the coding sequence ATGACCATTCCCGTGATCGAGGTCGAGGACGTCCGAGTCAGGCTGCGCGGCCATACCGTTCTCGAAGACGTGAACCTCGCCGTCCACCAGGACGACTTCTACGCGATCATCGGGCCGAACGGCGGCGGGAAGACGACGCTTCTCAAGGTGATCCTCGGTCTCCTCCAACCTTCCTGCGGCACGGTCAGGATCCTCGGCGGCACGGGGGCGGCGGCGAGGAAGGAACTCGGTTACGTCCCCCAGTTCCGGACGTTCGACTTCGAGTATCCCATCACCGTGCGGGAGATGGTCATCTCCGGCCGCCTCGGCCACATCACCCGGTTCCCGCGGCGTTACGGGGCCGAAGACCATGCCCGGACGGAGGAAGCGCTCAGGATGATGGGCATCGCCGATCTCGCCGACCGGCAGATCCGGGATCTCTCCGGCGGGGAGCAGCAGCGGGCGATCATCGCCCGGGCGCTCGTCGGCGACCCGAAAGTGCTGCTCCTCGACGAACCGACGGTCTACGTGGACGCCCCGACAGCGGCGCAGTTCTACAGTATCCTCGACCGACTCCGCGAACGGATGGCGATCGTCCTCGTGACCCACGACATCGGGGTGATCCCGGAGCACGTGACCCGGGTCGCCTGTTTAAACCGGCGCCTCTACACGCACGACACGAACGAGATCACGCCGGATATGCTCGAAGCCGCATACCACTGCCCGGTCGATCTCATCGCCCACGGGGTTCCGCACCGGGTCTTTTCGGAGCATACGGAGGAGGAGTGA
- a CDS encoding metal ABC transporter permease: MFEILGFEFFRNALIAGVLASVACGIIGTYVVVRRMVSVSGGISHAAFGGIGLGYFLGIDPLLGATGFTVATALGMGTLQLRARQQMDTIIGAVWAAGMAIGILFVYLTPGFAPDLFSYLFGNILLVPRGDILLMGVLVVIIVAVVALLYRELQAITFDPDYATVMNLPVERLSLLLLVLIALTVVMLIRVVGIILVIALLTLPAAISRLYTTRIRSMMLLAVILGIVFTVAGILLSYLLDVPSGATIILVSTLAYAGALGAERLRQGD, from the coding sequence ATGTTCGAGATTCTCGGATTCGAGTTCTTCAGGAACGCCCTCATCGCCGGGGTGCTCGCGAGCGTGGCCTGCGGCATCATCGGCACCTACGTCGTGGTGCGGCGGATGGTCTCGGTCAGCGGCGGCATATCCCATGCGGCCTTCGGGGGGATCGGCCTCGGCTACTTCCTCGGGATAGACCCGCTCCTCGGCGCGACCGGGTTCACCGTGGCGACGGCGCTCGGGATGGGCACGCTCCAGCTCCGTGCCCGGCAGCAGATGGACACCATCATCGGCGCGGTCTGGGCGGCGGGGATGGCCATCGGGATCCTCTTCGTCTACCTGACACCGGGATTCGCCCCCGACCTCTTCTCCTACCTCTTCGGGAACATCCTCCTCGTCCCAAGGGGAGACATCCTGCTGATGGGGGTGCTCGTCGTTATCATCGTCGCCGTCGTGGCTCTCCTCTACCGGGAGCTCCAGGCGATCACGTTCGACCCGGACTACGCGACGGTCATGAACCTCCCGGTCGAGCGGCTCTCGCTCCTCCTCCTCGTGCTGATTGCGCTCACCGTGGTGATGCTGATCCGGGTGGTGGGGATCATCCTGGTGATCGCGCTCCTGACGCTCCCGGCGGCGATCAGCCGCCTCTACACCACCCGCATCCGGAGCATGATGCTCCTCGCCGTCATCCTCGGCATCGTCTTCACCGTTGCGGGGATCCTGCTCTCCTACCTCCTCGACGTCCCCTCGGGCGCGACGATCATCCTCGTGAGCACGCTCGCGTATGCGGGCGCCCTCGGGGCCGAGCGCCTCCGGCAGGGCGACTAG
- the budA gene encoding acetolactate decarboxylase, whose amino-acid sequence MTGDRLLRYAVVAAAFLLVGACIGLAVAPFPAAPVSEGGADRDTLFQVSTIDALLQGTYDGSMTFDELARHGDFGIGCGDRLDGELIGVDGEWYLIRVDGRAYPVDGDATTPFAAATFFDSDMTVAIDEPMNLAALESRVQAELPSKNLFYAIRVDGTFPHLVTRSVPAQEKPYPRLADVTANQTVFTLENVTGTAVGFWTPDLAEGINVPGYHLHFITDDRTAGGHVLDMILAEGTVQVDTTMNFTMALPSGGDFLTVDLSGDLSEDLEQVE is encoded by the coding sequence ATGACCGGGGACAGGTTGCTCCGTTACGCCGTCGTTGCCGCCGCCTTCCTTCTTGTCGGGGCCTGTATCGGCCTTGCGGTCGCTCCCTTCCCGGCCGCGCCCGTATCGGAGGGAGGAGCCGATAGGGATACGCTCTTTCAGGTCTCGACCATCGACGCGCTCCTCCAGGGGACCTACGACGGCAGCATGACGTTCGACGAGCTCGCGAGGCACGGGGACTTCGGGATCGGGTGCGGCGACCGGCTCGACGGGGAACTGATCGGCGTCGACGGCGAGTGGTACCTGATCCGGGTCGATGGGCGGGCCTATCCGGTTGACGGGGACGCGACGACGCCGTTCGCGGCCGCGACCTTCTTCGATTCGGACATGACGGTCGCGATCGACGAGCCGATGAACCTGGCCGCTCTCGAGAGCCGGGTGCAGGCGGAGCTCCCCTCGAAGAATCTCTTCTACGCTATCCGGGTGGACGGCACCTTCCCGCATCTGGTGACCCGGAGCGTGCCCGCCCAGGAGAAGCCGTACCCGCGGCTCGCCGATGTGACGGCGAACCAGACGGTCTTTACGCTCGAGAACGTCACCGGAACGGCTGTCGGGTTCTGGACGCCGGACCTCGCAGAGGGGATCAATGTCCCCGGCTACCACCTTCACTTCATCACGGACGACCGTACCGCCGGCGGCCACGTGCTCGATATGATCCTGGCGGAGGGCACCGTGCAGGTCGACACCACGATGAACTTCACCATGGCGCTCCCGTCCGGCGGCGACTTCTTAACGGTCGATCTCTCGGGAGACCTCTCGGAAGATCTCGAGCAGGTGGAATGA